In a single window of the Mauremys reevesii isolate NIE-2019 linkage group 3, ASM1616193v1, whole genome shotgun sequence genome:
- the PLN gene encoding cardiac phospholamban, with translation MEKVQHITRSAMRRASTIEVNPQTRQKLQELFINFCLILICLLLICILVMLL, from the coding sequence ATGGAGAAGGTCCAGCACATAACCCGCTCTGCCATGAGGAGGGCCTCAACTATTGAGGTGAACCCACAAACACGCCAAAAGCTCCAGGAGCTCTTTATAAATTTTTGTCTTATTTTAATATGCCTCTTGCTTATCTGTATCCTTGTGATGCTTCTCTGA